In Desulfosporosinus youngiae DSM 17734, the genomic stretch GCAAATTGAAATCCCTCTTAAGATAATGGATATAATTAACTTTTTGAGTTTTATGGTTAAAAAAGCAGAGTACATAGTGTAGATCCTCTAATTCAAATAAAAGGTTCTTAAAATCTTGGCGATTTTAAGAACCTTTTATTGATGTCTTAAGAGTATGTTCGATTATTCGGCGAGAGCAATTGCTTCAATTTCGATAATAGCATCTTTAGGCAAACGCGCAACTTGTACAGCCGAACGGGCTGGCGGATTACTTGAGAAATATGTGGCGTAGACCGCATTCATTGCCGCAAAGTCATTCATGTCTCTCAGAAAAACCACGGTTTTAACGACTTTGTCTATAGAAGAACCCGCAGATTCCAGGATTGCTTTAACGTTATCCAAGGATTGCTTGGTAGCTCCTTCGATGTCGGCAGCTAATTCTCCACTTTGAGTGTTGATGGGAAGCTGTCCTGACGTGAAAATTAGGTTTCCTACTTTAACCCCTTGGGAATAAGGTCCAATGGCCGCAGGTGCATTTTGGGTACTGATCGTTTGTTTACTCATGAGATTACCTCCTCGAATTGTTATGCATTGGCGCTGGTATTACGCTGCCATGACAAAACTAAACTTAAGTATACCTGA encodes the following:
- a CDS encoding RidA family protein, whose protein sequence is MSKQTISTQNAPAAIGPYSQGVKVGNLIFTSGQLPINTQSGELAADIEGATKQSLDNVKAILESAGSSIDKVVKTVVFLRDMNDFAAMNAVYATYFSSNPPARSAVQVARLPKDAIIEIEAIALAE